The Methylocella tundrae genome contains the following window.
GGACCGAAGACACGGCAGGGCGACCGCCAGACGCCGGAGGGCTTCTACGCCGTCGGGCCGCACCAGATGAACCCCTATTCGCACTATTACCTTTCCTTCGACACCGGCTATCCGAACGCCTATGACCGCGCGCACGGCGGTTCGGGGTCGGACGTTATGGTGCATGGCACGTGCTCCTCGGCCGGATGCTTCGCCATGACCGACAGGCAGGTCGCGGAGATCTTCGCCCTCGCGCGGGAGGCGCTGCGGGGCGGCCAGAGCGCCTTCCAGTTCCAGTCCTATCCTTTCCGCATGAGCGCGCAAAACATGGCGCGCTACCGCTCCGACCCCAACATCGCCTTCTGGCGCGAATTGAAGGAGGGGTCCGACCGGTTCGAGGCGACGGGCGAGGAGCTCGACGTCAGCGTCGTCAACGGCCGCTACGCCTTTGCGCCCTCGAAGGACCCGGCCAACGAGCTTCTCGCCGCCGCCCGCCATGCGCGCGAGCAGGCGCGCGTCGCCGCCTTCATCAAGGAGGGAAGCGCCGCCGTGCGCACGACCTATTCGGACGGCGGGCAGAACCCCTATTTCGCCGCGCTGCTGCGCAAAGGCGCCCATGTTGGCGACGTCAGCCGGCCGGAGGCGCTCGCCTTCGCCGGGGTGGACGAGGTTCTCTCTCCGGCACGAGGCGTTTGCGCGCGCAAGGGCGGCTGTCCCGACGCGATCGGCAGGGGACCGGAAGCCACGAAGGCCGCGGCGGATCAACCGAGGATGGACGCGCCGGCGGCGGACCAGCCGCGGATCATCCTCGCGGCGGCTCGCGTGGCGCCGATGCCGCAAACCGAACCGATAACCCTCGCCCCGGCGCCGTTTTGCTATAGCCTCGGACGCCCGGCGCCCCCGCAATCCACCATCGCGGGCGGCATGCCGGTGCTGCCGGCGGTTTGGTTCGATTGAGGGTTTCGGTTTGATGTCGCTTCCCGACCCGCTGGGGTCATAGGACGGCCCGTTACGCGATCTCTGGAACGGACGTTCAGCGCCGGTCGACGCCGACGGCTTCGCGCGCGTTTGGGCAGTAGCGGCGACCATAGCCATTTCTCCAAGTGGACGTCCGCTCTAGGCAGTTCAAAGCTTAAACGGGGCCTGAAGGCAGACGTGGGCTTTTCGGCCAAAATGACCGGTCCGGAAGTTTGTGTTGCGACCGGCGCCAAGCATTTTGCGCTAGCATCATTTGTTCAGCGTGTCCGCCATGCTCCACAATGGATCGGTCGACGATCTGAGCTGCTCAAGGATCGTGGTGATGCGGGGACCTTGGCTGCGGCTTGGACTATAGATCCATCCCTCGTCACCTTTGTGCCTCGTCAAAATCTCTTCCTGCATTAGTATATTTAGAATTGATGAGGCTAATTTCTTCGATGCGCCCGCACCGAAACCGCGCAACAATGCCTCTTCCTTGCGCCCAGCGCCTTTTTGCTTGAATGTTTTCTTCAAAATAGCTACAAAAATCTCGTGAGCTGGTGAAAGGCCAGCTTTCTTAATTTGGGCAACGGTCTGAACACTATCAAAGCGGTCAACTGTCTCAAGCTGCACCCAACTTGGAAGTCCCGCATACGAAGCAGCTCCAGATACTGAGCCGGCAAGAGACTTCGAGATCGTGAGATTCGTCGGCGGTGAATTCGGTAACACCAGCCGTTCAATCGTAGCTTCCGAAATGACCAAATTGCCGAGAGGTGTGTTGTTTAGGGCAAGTTCTGTGAAAGCCCCTCCGGTGATGTTCAAGCCTTGCATGTCAACACTCGCTGTGTCGACACGCGTCATGGCGCTCGTAATGTCAGCAGCTAGAGTAGGGTTCTGCCTCGCGCTAGCTCTGCTGGCTATCTGTCGGTACGGTTCGATGCGCCCTTTTATATCGACCGCAAGAATAGTTTGGCCGAGGGTCCCTAGAGGGTTGATCCAATTTTCGGTGAATACGTGTTGTCGTTTTGCTTCATCGATCTCTGGCAGGCCTGCGACGTCCTTTGCTCGTAGCCCATCGAGAATGAACATGTCGACGAACTGCCGGTCCTGCGACTCAGCTCCAATTCGACCCAAACTCGGTAGTCTCTGCAACATTGCAGAAGCTTCCTCGACGGGCAGTTGTCCTACAACGGCCTCGAAAGCGTCTTGTAAATCTCTTTGTGAGATAGGACCGATATTTGCGGGCCGCCTTCGTGTTATCCGACTAAGAGCCACAAAAACGCGGTAGATAGTATCTGCATCAAAGAACGCATTAATGCGCGCGTCTCGTTGGCACACCACTTTCATGAAGTGGTTCCAAAACTCGACTCCCTCGCTAGTTATACCAAACATGCTACCTAGTTCGTCATCGGAGAGAAGCGCTATCGTCTGGCAAATTAGGGGTCTTTTGGGTAGCCACGATGGTAGCTCCACAATTAGACCAGCAGCATCGAAATAAGCTTCGAGTTCGTCACTGGTGAACTCGTCCTTCGCTTTGACGATAACGGCATTGGCTTTCGTCAAGCCCAAAGCAGTCATCATCTCCTCGTTCGAGGAAAAATAGTGCTCTCGCCCTGCTACAAGACAGCCGGACTTCGTTTTCCCGACGAGATCCTTCACTCCCTTGAGCGCCCGTGCACGCAGTTGGCGCAATCTGCTTTCATCTGTGCTCCAAGATTGACTACCTAATTCGTCAAATCCGTCCAAAAGCAGAATAAGACTGTCCCGGTTCAGTGCCCGTACCGCAGGCCCTGCGAGATCATCTAAGCCGAGGAGAGTGATGCCTCGGCGCACAATTTCATCGGCCCGGTCAAGGCCCCAACATTCTCTCAGGTTTACCGCGAAGGGGAACTTAAAAGTCACGTTCCAATTCTCAGCTAAAGCATTAAATACCTCGCGAACGCATCGGCTTTTGCCTGCGCCAAATTCGCCGAGGAGAATGACATTGCGGCCAGAAAGCAGGATCTCCGCGAGATC
Protein-coding sequences here:
- a CDS encoding NACHT domain-containing protein → MQPKWKTFEEQVRGIAELIFWQPCLPGRIAGVNFDGVIQRGELETVVIEISQQNDLEKVRQGITRMTLARQTLSAEGVLLRGYIVLSKVPTQAMLDAATAAKLTVGSAGQFAALFFQFPIYKNARVAASFGSSIDPITGRVDAVSYVPVMYERVDGGKELSIADLAEILLSGRNVILLGEFGAGKSRCVREVFNALAENWNVTFKFPFAVNLRECWGLDRADEIVRRGITLLGLDDLAGPAVRALNRDSLILLLDGFDELGSQSWSTDESRLRQLRARALKGVKDLVGKTKSGCLVAGREHYFSSNEEMMTALGLTKANAVIVKAKDEFTSDELEAYFDAAGLIVELPSWLPKRPLICQTIALLSDDELGSMFGITSEGVEFWNHFMKVVCQRDARINAFFDADTIYRVFVALSRITRRRPANIGPISQRDLQDAFEAVVGQLPVEEASAMLQRLPSLGRIGAESQDRQFVDMFILDGLRAKDVAGLPEIDEAKRQHVFTENWINPLGTLGQTILAVDIKGRIEPYRQIASRASARQNPTLAADITSAMTRVDTASVDMQGLNITGGAFTELALNNTPLGNLVISEATIERLVLPNSPPTNLTISKSLAGSVSGAASYAGLPSWVQLETVDRFDSVQTVAQIKKAGLSPAHEIFVAILKKTFKQKGAGRKEEALLRGFGAGASKKLASSILNILMQEEILTRHKGDEGWIYSPSRSQGPRITTILEQLRSSTDPLWSMADTLNK
- a CDS encoding L,D-transpeptidase family protein translates to MAGAAAAGASKGELPIPAATLALMAARDTTPDAPILMRAYKKESEIEVWKLNKSGRYVFLKSFPICRWSGALGPKTRQGDRQTPEGFYAVGPHQMNPYSHYYLSFDTGYPNAYDRAHGGSGSDVMVHGTCSSAGCFAMTDRQVAEIFALAREALRGGQSAFQFQSYPFRMSAQNMARYRSDPNIAFWRELKEGSDRFEATGEELDVSVVNGRYAFAPSKDPANELLAAARHAREQARVAAFIKEGSAAVRTTYSDGGQNPYFAALLRKGAHVGDVSRPEALAFAGVDEVLSPARGVCARKGGCPDAIGRGPEATKAAADQPRMDAPAADQPRIILAAARVAPMPQTEPITLAPAPFCYSLGRPAPPQSTIAGGMPVLPAVWFD